AGCGCGTTAACGCAATAAACGAACTAAGCCCGAATCCGGAAATCACGCGATTTAAAGGTTTAGGAGAAATTTCACCGGACGAGTTCAAGCATTTCATCGGTAAAGACATGCGTCTGGAGCAAGTTTCTTTGCGAAAAACAGACGCAGTGAAAGAACTACTTGAGTTCTACATGGGTAAAAACACCATGGAACGACAGAACTTTATTATAGACAATCTAGTTATAGAAGAAGACTTGGCATCATGAGAAAAGCAATATTCCCGGGCACCTTTGACCCATTCACCATCGGACATTATTCGGTAGTGGAACGTGCACTTACCTTTATGGACGAAATCGTGATAGGAATCGGTATCAACGAGAACAAGAATACATACTTTCCCATCGAGAAAAGGGAAGAAATGATTCGAGAACTTTATAAAGATGAACCTCGTATTCAAGTGATGTCTTACAACTGTCTGACCATTGATTTTGCGCAGGAAATAGGTGCCAAGTTCATTATACGCGGTATCCGTACGGTGAAAGATTTCGAGTATGAAGAAACGATTGCGGACATCAACCGCAAACTGGCAGGCATTGAAACCATCCTGCTCTTCACAGAACCGGAACTGACTTGCGTCAG
The Bacteroides caecimuris DNA segment above includes these coding regions:
- the coaD gene encoding pantetheine-phosphate adenylyltransferase, producing the protein MRKAIFPGTFDPFTIGHYSVVERALTFMDEIVIGIGINENKNTYFPIEKREEMIRELYKDEPRIQVMSYNCLTIDFAQEIGAKFIIRGIRTVKDFEYEETIADINRKLAGIETILLFTEPELTCVSSTIVRELLTYNKDISQFIPKGMKMG